One genomic window of Kaistia geumhonensis includes the following:
- a CDS encoding nucleoside hydrolase, translating into MMARRLLVDTDGGTDDALALALLVALGRAPSFVTTSFGNVALDQATDNILATLAILGCDAPVHAGAARPLIGAAIDAADVHGEDGLGGAPRPARQAPLASRNGVDFLRATLRAAARDGDPVDILALGPLTNLALAFAAEPEIARGLGELVIMGGTVFGRGNVTGAAEFNILADPEAAAMVLALPLPTVMVPWEPCVEAALPGDDLDALFAAAPSGPRRDFLLALSDQLRRVSIAYGEGDRLSPADPLAAAVLVERSVATATLSTGVAVECGGAFSRGATILDLPRKWALPPVTVVEHVDPAAFRRLFAAAIAA; encoded by the coding sequence ATGATGGCCCGCCGCCTTCTCGTCGACACCGATGGCGGCACCGACGACGCCCTCGCCCTCGCGCTGCTCGTCGCGCTCGGCAGGGCGCCCAGCTTCGTCACGACCTCGTTCGGCAATGTCGCGCTCGACCAGGCGACCGACAACATCCTCGCGACGCTGGCGATCCTTGGCTGCGACGCGCCGGTGCATGCCGGTGCCGCGAGGCCGCTGATCGGCGCGGCGATCGACGCGGCGGATGTGCATGGCGAGGACGGGCTCGGCGGGGCGCCGCGGCCCGCGCGCCAGGCGCCCCTCGCCTCGCGCAACGGCGTCGATTTCCTGCGGGCGACGCTGCGCGCGGCGGCCCGCGACGGGGACCCGGTCGACATCCTCGCGCTCGGCCCGCTGACCAATCTCGCCCTCGCCTTCGCCGCCGAGCCGGAAATCGCGCGGGGGCTCGGCGAGCTGGTGATCATGGGCGGCACGGTGTTCGGCCGGGGCAATGTCACGGGCGCGGCCGAGTTCAACATCCTCGCCGATCCCGAGGCCGCCGCCATGGTGCTGGCGCTGCCCCTGCCGACCGTGATGGTGCCCTGGGAGCCCTGCGTCGAGGCGGCGCTTCCGGGCGATGATCTCGACGCGCTCTTCGCCGCCGCTCCCTCCGGCCCGCGCCGGGATTTCCTCCTCGCGCTCTCCGATCAGCTCCGCCGGGTCTCGATCGCCTATGGCGAGGGCGACCGCCTCTCGCCGGCCGACCCGCTCGCGGCCGCCGTGCTCGTCGAGCGATCGGTCGCGACGGCGACGCTGTCGACGGGCGTCGCGGTCGAATGCGGCGGCGCCTTCTCGCGAGGCGCGACGATCCTCGACCTGCCGCGCAAATGGGCCCTGCCGCCGGTGACGGTGGTCGAGCATGTCGACCCGGCCGCCTTCCGCCGTCTTTTCGCGGCGGCCATCGCCGCCTGA
- a CDS encoding BMP family lipoprotein, with protein MTKMMKTLTQSAAALTVVAGMGAAVAPATAQTYTKENPLKVALVLNGTLGDKSFFDSAQRGMDQAMKELPVVVKTIEPGYDRSKWQPALADAADGDYDVVITGTFDMAPYVAELAPQYPDKKFILFDDTVDYAKGGFDNVLSVQYRTSTAAYLAGYAAAKVSKTGTMGQILGTEGSVILEFVVGFEQGAKAANPNAKLLRATVNSANPFSDPAKGKELALAQIQQGADVIFPIAGSTGIGALQAVRDAKKLGIGVDSDQAVIFSATDQAQADVILTSVEKRVGESLLLLLKQTLDGTAKYGTSSILGLQEGAVGISENKYYDALVPEDVRKEVKEQEAKIVSGEIKVETTMN; from the coding sequence ATGACCAAGATGATGAAGACGCTGACGCAGAGCGCGGCGGCGTTGACGGTGGTGGCGGGCATGGGCGCGGCGGTCGCCCCGGCGACAGCCCAGACCTACACCAAGGAGAACCCGCTCAAGGTCGCGCTCGTGCTCAACGGCACGCTCGGCGACAAGAGCTTCTTCGATTCCGCCCAGCGCGGCATGGACCAGGCCATGAAGGAGCTCCCGGTCGTCGTGAAGACGATCGAGCCCGGCTATGACCGTTCCAAGTGGCAGCCGGCGCTGGCCGACGCCGCCGATGGCGACTACGACGTCGTGATCACCGGCACCTTCGACATGGCCCCCTATGTGGCCGAGCTGGCGCCGCAGTATCCGGACAAGAAGTTCATCCTGTTCGACGACACCGTCGACTATGCGAAGGGTGGCTTCGACAACGTCCTCTCGGTGCAGTACCGCACCTCGACGGCGGCCTATCTCGCCGGCTATGCGGCAGCGAAAGTCTCGAAGACGGGCACCATGGGCCAGATCCTCGGCACCGAGGGTTCCGTGATCCTCGAATTCGTCGTCGGCTTCGAGCAGGGCGCCAAGGCGGCCAACCCGAATGCCAAGCTGCTGCGCGCGACGGTCAACTCGGCCAATCCGTTCAGCGACCCGGCCAAGGGCAAGGAACTCGCTCTCGCCCAGATCCAGCAGGGCGCGGACGTGATCTTCCCGATCGCCGGCTCGACCGGCATCGGCGCCCTCCAAGCGGTGCGTGATGCCAAGAAGCTCGGCATCGGCGTCGACAGCGACCAGGCCGTGATCTTCTCGGCGACCGACCAGGCCCAGGCCGACGTCATCCTGACCTCGGTCGAGAAGCGGGTCGGCGAGTCGCTCCTCCTCCTGCTGAAGCAGACGCTCGACGGCACCGCCAAGTATGGCACCTCGTCGATCCTCGGCCTCCAGGAAGGCGCGGTCGGCATCTCGGAGAACAAGTACTACGACGCTCTCGTTCCCGAAGACGTCCGCAAGGAAGTCAAGGAACAGGAAGCGAAGATCGTCTCCGGCGAGATCAAGGTCGAGACCACGATGAACTGA